The following proteins are co-located in the Canis lupus dingo isolate Sandy chromosome 31, ASM325472v2, whole genome shotgun sequence genome:
- the TRPM2 gene encoding transient receptor potential cation channel subfamily M member 2 isoform X4 → MKPRLKSIFRRGLVKVAQTTGAWIITGGSHTGVMKQVGEAVRDFTLSSSYNEGEVVTVGIATWGTVHNREGLVHPSGSFPAEYIMDEEGQGHLTCLDSNHSHFILVDDGTHGRYGVEIPLRTKLEKFISEQTKEKGGVAIKIPVVCVVLEGGPGTLHTIYNAITNGTPCVVVEGSGRVADVIAQVAGLPTAEITIARIQQALSVFFREMFETLPESSIVEWTKKIQDIVRRRQLLTVFREGKDGQQDVDVAILQALLKASRSHDYFGHENWDHQLKLAVAWNRVDIARSEIFSDERQWKPSELHPVMMAALISNKPEFVKLFLENGVRLKEFVTWDTLLHLYQHLDPSCLFHSKLQKVLAEEPERPACRPAPRVQMHHVAQVLRELLGDFTQPLYPRPRTGERPRLLLPVPNIKLSMQGVSLRSLYKRSSGHVAFTMDPVRDLLIWAIVQNRRELAEIIWAQSQDCIVAAVACSKILKELAKEEEDTDSLEEMLALADECEHRAIGVFTECHRKDEERAQKLLTRVSEAWGRTTCLQLALKAEDMKFVSHGGIQAFLTKVWWGQLCVDNGLWRVILCMVAFPLLYTGLITFRERRLQATRGLLRVRAFFNAPVVIFHLNILSYFAFLCLFAYVLMVDFQPTPSWCEYLIYFWLFSLVCEELRQLLYDPDDFGLMKVALLYFSDFWNKLDIGAILLFAAGLSCRLIPGLLYPGRVILSLDFIMFCLRLMHIFTVSKTLGPKIIIVKRMMKDVFFFLFLLAVWVVSFGVAKQAILIHNESRVDWIFRGVIYQSYLTIFGQMPAYIDGVNFSLDQCSPNGTDPYKPKCPESDAIRHEPAFPEWLTVILLCLYLLFTNILLLNLLIAMFNYTFQQVQEHTDQIWKFQRHDLIEEYHGRPPAPPPFILLSHLHLFIKRVVLKIPAKRHKQLKTKLEKNEEAALLSWEIYLKENYLQNQQYQQKQRPEQQIQDIRDKVSTVVDLLERESLKQSGLVEQRLASLEEQMAQTSRALHWIVKALRDSGFGSEEGFPTLAPQKASLGRDREPDGGHKAEDAGDTHHVNARHLLYPNSHVTRFPVPNEKVPWETDFLIYDPPFYTDDRKDKGLVDPVGNALEPLAGITYNAVDGPIDRRSFHGVYAVQDGLPLNPMGRTGLRGRGSLSCFGPNHTLQPVITRWRRNQDGAICRKSIKKMLEVLVVKHPVSESWALPGGSRELGEILPRKLKQVLRREFWSPFQNLLIQGTEVYKGYVDDPRNTDNAWIETVAISIHFPDQSDMDLKRLNSHLHTCDPGMSVQWQVVDKRIPLYANHKTILQKVAALFGAFY, encoded by the exons ATGAAGCCCAGGCTGAAGAGCATCTTCCGAAGGGGCCTGGTCAAGGTGGCCCAGACCACAG gggCCTGGATTATCACCGGCGGGTCCCACACGGGCGTGATGAAGCAGGTGGGCGAGGCGGTGCGAGACTTCACCCTGAGCAGCAGCTACAACGAAGGCGAGGTCGTCACCGTCGGCATCGCCACGTGGGGCACCGTGCACAACCGCGAGGGCCTGGTCCACCCCTCG GGCAGCTTTCCTGCTGAGTACATCATGGACGAGGAGGGCCAAGGGCACCTGACCTGCCTGGACAGCAACCACTCCCACTTCATCCTTGTGGACGACGGGACCCACGGCCGCTACGGGGTGGAGATCCCCCTGAGGACGAAGCTGGAGAAGTTCATATCGGAGCAGACGAAGGAAAAAGGAG GTGTGGCCATCAAGATCCCCGTGGTCTGTGTGGTGCTGGAAGGGGGACCCGGCACCCTGCAC ACCATCTACAACGCCATCACCAACGGCACCCCCTGTGTGGTCGTGGAGGGCTCGGGCCGCGTGGCGGACGTCATCGCCCAGGTGGCCGGCCTGCCCACAGCGGAGATCACCATCGCCAGGATCCAGCAGGCGCTCAGCGTGTTCTTCCGCGAGATGTTTGAGACCCTCCCCGAGAGCAGTATCGTCGAGTGGACCAAAAAA ATCCAAGACATCGTGCGGAGGCGGCAGCTGCTGACTGTGTTCCGCGAAGGCAAGGATGGGCAGCAGGACGTGGACGTGGCCATCCTGCAGGCCTTGCTGAAAG CCTCTCGGAGCCATGACTACTTTGGCCACGAGAACTGGGACCACCAGCTGAAGTTAGCGGTGGCGTGGAACCGCGTGGACATCGCGCGGAGCGAGATCTTCTCCGACGAGCGGCAGTGGAAG CCCTCAGAGCTGCACCCCGTGATGATGGCAGCCCTCATCTCCAACAAGCCCGAGTTCGTGAAGCTCTTCCTGGAGAACGGGGTGCGGCTGAAGGAGTTCGTCACCTGGGACACCCTGCTCCACCTGTACCAGCACCTGGACCCCTCCTGCCTGTTCCACAGCAAGCTTCAGAAGGTGCTGGCCGAGGAGCCCGAGCGGCCGGCCTGCAGGCCCGCCCCCCGCGTGCAGATGCACCACGTGGCCCAGGTGCTCCGGGAGCTCCTGGGGGACTTCACGCAGCCGCTGTACCCGCGGCCCCGGACCGGCGAGCGCCCGCGGCTCCTGCTCCCCGTGCCCAACATCAAGCTCAGC ATGCAGGGAGTGAGTCTCCGGTCCCTCTACAAGCGTTCGTCAGGCCATGTGGCCTTCACCATGGACCCGGTTCGTGATCTTCTCATTTGGGCCATCGTCCAGAACCGTCGGGAGCTAGCAGAAATCATCTGGGCGCAG AGCCAGGACTGCATTGTGGCGGCCGTGGCCTGCAGCAAGATCCTGAAGGAGCTGgccaaggaggaggaagacacGGACAGCTTGGAGGAGATGCTGGCGCTCGCCGACGAGTGTGAGCACAGAGCCATCG GGGTGTTCACCGAGTGCCACCGGAAGGATGAGGAGAGAGCTCAGAAGCTGCTCACCCGGGTGTCAGAGGCCTGGGGGCGGACCACCTGCCTGCAGCTGGCCCTGAAGGCCGAAGACATGAAGTTCGTGTCGCACGGAGGCATCCAG GCCTTTCTAACGAAGGTGTGGTGGGGCCAGCTGTGCGTGGACAACGGGCTGTGGCGGGTGATCCTGTGTATGGTGGCCTTCCCGCTGCTCTATACCGGCCTCATCACCTTCAG GGAGAGGAGGCTGCAGGCCACGAGGGGGCTGCTGCGGGTCCGCGCCTTCTTCAACGCGCCCGTGGTCATCTTCCACCTCAACATCCTGTCCTACTTCGCCTTCCTGTGCCTCTTCGCCTACGTGCTCATGGTGGACTTCCAGCCCACGCCCTCCTGGTGCGAGTACCTCATCTACTTCTGGCTCTTCTCGCTGGTGTGCGAGGAGCTGCGGCAG CTCCTCTACGACCCCGACGACTTCGGCCTGATGAAGGTGGCTCTCCTGTACTTCAGCGACTTCTGGAACAAGCTGGATATCGGTGCCATCCTGCTCTTCGCAGCTGGCCTGAGCTGCAG GCTCATACCAGGGCTGCTGTACCCCGGGCGCGTCATCCTGTCTCTGGACTTCATCATGTTCTGCCTCCGGCTGATGCACATCTTTACCGTCAGTAAGACGCTGGGGCCCAAGATAATCATCGTGAAGCGGATG ATGAAGGAcgtcttctttttcctcttcctgctggCTGTGTGGGTGGTGTCCTTCGGGGTGGCCAAGCAGGCCATCCTCATCCACAACGAGAGCAGAGTGGACTGGATCTTCCGGGGGGTCATCTACCAGTCGTACCTCACTATCTTCGGGCAGATGCCGGCTTACATTGACG gtgtGAACTTCAGCCTGGACCAGTGCAGCCCCAACGGCACAGATCCCTACAAGCCCAAGTGCCCCGAGAGTGATGCCATCCGGCACGAGCCTGCCTTCCCCGAGTGGCTGACGGTCATCCTGCTCTGCCTCTACTTGCTCTTCACCAACATCCTGCTGCTGAACCTCCTCATTGCCATGTTCAA CTACACGTTCCAGCAGGTCCAGGAGCACACGGACCAGATCTGGAAGTTCCAGCGCCACGACCTGATAGAGGAGTACCACGGCaggccccccgcgccgccccccttCATCCTGCTCAGCCACCTGCACCTGTTCATCAAGAGGGTCGTGCTGAAGATACCCGCCAAGAGGCACAAGCAGCTCA agACCAAGCTGGAGAAGAACGAGGAGGCCGCCCTCCTGTCCTGGGAGATCTACCTCAAAGAGAACTACCTGCAGAACCAGCAGTACCAGCAGAAGCAGAGGCCGGAGCAGCAGATTCAAGACATCCGCGATAA GGTCAGCACCGTGGTGGACCTGCTGGAGAGGGAGAGCCTGAAGCAGTCAGGCCTCGTGGAGCAGAGACTGGCCTCCCTGGAGGAGCAA ATGGCCCAGACGTCCAGAGCATTGCACTGGATCGTGAAGGCCCTGAGAGACAGTGGCTTTGGCTCCGAGGAGGGCTTCCCCACCCTGG CACCCCAGAAGGCCTCCCTGGGGCGGGACCGTGAGCCGGACGGCGGACACAAGGCGGAGGACGCGGGCGACACCCACCACGTGAACGCCCGGCACCTCCTCTACCCCAACTCCCACGTCACGCGGTTCCCGGTGCCCAACGAGAAGGTGCCCTGGGAG ACGGACTTTCTCATCTACGACCCGCCCTTTTACACGGACGACAGGAAGGACAAGGGCTTGGTGGACCCCGTGGGAAA TGCCCTGGAACCCCTGGCCGGGATCACCTACAACGCCGTGGATGGGCCTATAGACCGGCGGAGCTTCCACGGGGTCTACGCGGTCCAGGACGGGCTCCCTCT GAACCCCATGGGCCGCACGGGACTGCGTGGGCGTGGAAGCCTCAGTTGCTTTGGACCCAACCACACGCTGCAGCCTGTGATCACCCG GTGGAGGCGGAACCAGGACGGAGCCATCTGCAGGAAGAGCATAAAGAAAATGCTGGAGGTGCTGGTGGTGAAGCACCCCGTCTCAGAGTCCTGGGCCTTGCCAGGG
- the TRPM2 gene encoding transient receptor potential cation channel subfamily M member 2 isoform X3, producing MPTDAFGDIVFTGLGQKGKYVRLSQDTPSSVIYHLMTQYWGLDVPNLLISVTGGAKDFNMKPRLKSIFRRGLVKVAQTTGAWIITGGSHTGVMKQVGEAVRDFTLSSSYNEGEVVTVGIATWGTVHNREGLVHPSGSFPAEYIMDEEGQGHLTCLDSNHSHFILVDDGTHGRYGVEIPLRTKLEKFISEQTKEKGGVAIKIPVVCVVLEGGPGTLHTIYNAITNGTPCVVVEGSGRVADVIAQVAGLPTAEITIARIQQALSVFFREMFETLPESSIVEWTKKIQDIVRRRQLLTVFREGKDGQQDVDVAILQALLKASRSHDYFGHENWDHQLKLAVAWNRVDIARSEIFSDERQWKPSELHPVMMAALISNKPEFVKLFLENGVRLKEFVTWDTLLHLYQHLDPSCLFHSKLQKVLAEEPERPACRPAPRVQMHHVAQVLRELLGDFTQPLYPRPRTGERPRLLLPVPNIKLSMQGVSLRSLYKRSSGHVAFTMDPVRDLLIWAIVQNRRELAEIIWAQSQDCIVAAVACSKILKELAKEEEDTDSLEEMLALADECEHRAIGVFTECHRKDEERAQKLLTRVSEAWGRTTCLQLALKAEDMKFVSHGGIQAFLTKVWWGQLCVDNGLWRVILCMVAFPLLYTGLITFRERRLQATRGLLRVRAFFNAPVVIFHLNILSYFAFLCLFAYVLMVDFQPTPSWCEYLIYFWLFSLVCEELRQLLYDPDDFGLMKVALLYFSDFWNKLDIGAILLFAAGLSCRLIPGLLYPGRVILSLDFIMFCLRLMHIFTVSKTLGPKIIIVKRMMKDVFFFLFLLAVWVVSFGVAKQAILIHNESRVDWIFRGVIYQSYLTIFGQMPAYIDGVNFSLDQCSPNGTDPYKPKCPESDAIRHEPAFPEWLTVILLCLYLLFTNILLLNLLIAMFNYTFQQVQEHTDQIWKFQRHDLIEEYHGRPPAPPPFILLSHLHLFIKRVVLKIPAKRHKQLKTKLEKNEEAALLSWEIYLKENYLQNQQYQQKQRPEQQIQDIRDKVSTVVDLLERESLKQSGLVEQRLASLEEQMAQTSRALHWIVKALRDSGFGSEEGFPTLAPQKASLGRDREPDGGHKAEDAGDTHHVNARHLLYPNSHVTRFPVPNEKVPWETDFLIYDPPFYTDDRKDKGLVDPVGNALEPLAGITYNAVDGPIDRRSFHGVYAVQDGLPLNPMGRTGLRGRGSLSCFGPNHTLQPVITRWRRNQDGAICRKSIKKMLEVLVVKHPVSESWALPGGSRELGEILPRKLKQVLRREFWSPFQNLLIQGTEVYKGYVDDPRNTDNAWIETVAISIHFPDQSDMDLKRLNSHLHTCDPGMSVQWQVVDKRIPLYANHKTILQKVAALFGAFY from the exons ATGCCAACAGACGCCTTTGGTGACATTGTTTTCACGGGCCTGGGCCAGAAGGGAAAG TACGTCCGCCTCTCCCAGGACACACCCTCCAGCGTGATCTATCACCTCATGACCCAGTACTGGGGCCTGGATGTCCCCAACCTCCTCATCTCCGTGACAGGCGGGGCCAAGGACTTCAACATGAAGCCCAGGCTGAAGAGCATCTTCCGAAGGGGCCTGGTCAAGGTGGCCCAGACCACAG gggCCTGGATTATCACCGGCGGGTCCCACACGGGCGTGATGAAGCAGGTGGGCGAGGCGGTGCGAGACTTCACCCTGAGCAGCAGCTACAACGAAGGCGAGGTCGTCACCGTCGGCATCGCCACGTGGGGCACCGTGCACAACCGCGAGGGCCTGGTCCACCCCTCG GGCAGCTTTCCTGCTGAGTACATCATGGACGAGGAGGGCCAAGGGCACCTGACCTGCCTGGACAGCAACCACTCCCACTTCATCCTTGTGGACGACGGGACCCACGGCCGCTACGGGGTGGAGATCCCCCTGAGGACGAAGCTGGAGAAGTTCATATCGGAGCAGACGAAGGAAAAAGGAG GTGTGGCCATCAAGATCCCCGTGGTCTGTGTGGTGCTGGAAGGGGGACCCGGCACCCTGCAC ACCATCTACAACGCCATCACCAACGGCACCCCCTGTGTGGTCGTGGAGGGCTCGGGCCGCGTGGCGGACGTCATCGCCCAGGTGGCCGGCCTGCCCACAGCGGAGATCACCATCGCCAGGATCCAGCAGGCGCTCAGCGTGTTCTTCCGCGAGATGTTTGAGACCCTCCCCGAGAGCAGTATCGTCGAGTGGACCAAAAAA ATCCAAGACATCGTGCGGAGGCGGCAGCTGCTGACTGTGTTCCGCGAAGGCAAGGATGGGCAGCAGGACGTGGACGTGGCCATCCTGCAGGCCTTGCTGAAAG CCTCTCGGAGCCATGACTACTTTGGCCACGAGAACTGGGACCACCAGCTGAAGTTAGCGGTGGCGTGGAACCGCGTGGACATCGCGCGGAGCGAGATCTTCTCCGACGAGCGGCAGTGGAAG CCCTCAGAGCTGCACCCCGTGATGATGGCAGCCCTCATCTCCAACAAGCCCGAGTTCGTGAAGCTCTTCCTGGAGAACGGGGTGCGGCTGAAGGAGTTCGTCACCTGGGACACCCTGCTCCACCTGTACCAGCACCTGGACCCCTCCTGCCTGTTCCACAGCAAGCTTCAGAAGGTGCTGGCCGAGGAGCCCGAGCGGCCGGCCTGCAGGCCCGCCCCCCGCGTGCAGATGCACCACGTGGCCCAGGTGCTCCGGGAGCTCCTGGGGGACTTCACGCAGCCGCTGTACCCGCGGCCCCGGACCGGCGAGCGCCCGCGGCTCCTGCTCCCCGTGCCCAACATCAAGCTCAGC ATGCAGGGAGTGAGTCTCCGGTCCCTCTACAAGCGTTCGTCAGGCCATGTGGCCTTCACCATGGACCCGGTTCGTGATCTTCTCATTTGGGCCATCGTCCAGAACCGTCGGGAGCTAGCAGAAATCATCTGGGCGCAG AGCCAGGACTGCATTGTGGCGGCCGTGGCCTGCAGCAAGATCCTGAAGGAGCTGgccaaggaggaggaagacacGGACAGCTTGGAGGAGATGCTGGCGCTCGCCGACGAGTGTGAGCACAGAGCCATCG GGGTGTTCACCGAGTGCCACCGGAAGGATGAGGAGAGAGCTCAGAAGCTGCTCACCCGGGTGTCAGAGGCCTGGGGGCGGACCACCTGCCTGCAGCTGGCCCTGAAGGCCGAAGACATGAAGTTCGTGTCGCACGGAGGCATCCAG GCCTTTCTAACGAAGGTGTGGTGGGGCCAGCTGTGCGTGGACAACGGGCTGTGGCGGGTGATCCTGTGTATGGTGGCCTTCCCGCTGCTCTATACCGGCCTCATCACCTTCAG GGAGAGGAGGCTGCAGGCCACGAGGGGGCTGCTGCGGGTCCGCGCCTTCTTCAACGCGCCCGTGGTCATCTTCCACCTCAACATCCTGTCCTACTTCGCCTTCCTGTGCCTCTTCGCCTACGTGCTCATGGTGGACTTCCAGCCCACGCCCTCCTGGTGCGAGTACCTCATCTACTTCTGGCTCTTCTCGCTGGTGTGCGAGGAGCTGCGGCAG CTCCTCTACGACCCCGACGACTTCGGCCTGATGAAGGTGGCTCTCCTGTACTTCAGCGACTTCTGGAACAAGCTGGATATCGGTGCCATCCTGCTCTTCGCAGCTGGCCTGAGCTGCAG GCTCATACCAGGGCTGCTGTACCCCGGGCGCGTCATCCTGTCTCTGGACTTCATCATGTTCTGCCTCCGGCTGATGCACATCTTTACCGTCAGTAAGACGCTGGGGCCCAAGATAATCATCGTGAAGCGGATG ATGAAGGAcgtcttctttttcctcttcctgctggCTGTGTGGGTGGTGTCCTTCGGGGTGGCCAAGCAGGCCATCCTCATCCACAACGAGAGCAGAGTGGACTGGATCTTCCGGGGGGTCATCTACCAGTCGTACCTCACTATCTTCGGGCAGATGCCGGCTTACATTGACG gtgtGAACTTCAGCCTGGACCAGTGCAGCCCCAACGGCACAGATCCCTACAAGCCCAAGTGCCCCGAGAGTGATGCCATCCGGCACGAGCCTGCCTTCCCCGAGTGGCTGACGGTCATCCTGCTCTGCCTCTACTTGCTCTTCACCAACATCCTGCTGCTGAACCTCCTCATTGCCATGTTCAA CTACACGTTCCAGCAGGTCCAGGAGCACACGGACCAGATCTGGAAGTTCCAGCGCCACGACCTGATAGAGGAGTACCACGGCaggccccccgcgccgccccccttCATCCTGCTCAGCCACCTGCACCTGTTCATCAAGAGGGTCGTGCTGAAGATACCCGCCAAGAGGCACAAGCAGCTCA agACCAAGCTGGAGAAGAACGAGGAGGCCGCCCTCCTGTCCTGGGAGATCTACCTCAAAGAGAACTACCTGCAGAACCAGCAGTACCAGCAGAAGCAGAGGCCGGAGCAGCAGATTCAAGACATCCGCGATAA GGTCAGCACCGTGGTGGACCTGCTGGAGAGGGAGAGCCTGAAGCAGTCAGGCCTCGTGGAGCAGAGACTGGCCTCCCTGGAGGAGCAA ATGGCCCAGACGTCCAGAGCATTGCACTGGATCGTGAAGGCCCTGAGAGACAGTGGCTTTGGCTCCGAGGAGGGCTTCCCCACCCTGG CACCCCAGAAGGCCTCCCTGGGGCGGGACCGTGAGCCGGACGGCGGACACAAGGCGGAGGACGCGGGCGACACCCACCACGTGAACGCCCGGCACCTCCTCTACCCCAACTCCCACGTCACGCGGTTCCCGGTGCCCAACGAGAAGGTGCCCTGGGAG ACGGACTTTCTCATCTACGACCCGCCCTTTTACACGGACGACAGGAAGGACAAGGGCTTGGTGGACCCCGTGGGAAA TGCCCTGGAACCCCTGGCCGGGATCACCTACAACGCCGTGGATGGGCCTATAGACCGGCGGAGCTTCCACGGGGTCTACGCGGTCCAGGACGGGCTCCCTCT GAACCCCATGGGCCGCACGGGACTGCGTGGGCGTGGAAGCCTCAGTTGCTTTGGACCCAACCACACGCTGCAGCCTGTGATCACCCG GTGGAGGCGGAACCAGGACGGAGCCATCTGCAGGAAGAGCATAAAGAAAATGCTGGAGGTGCTGGTGGTGAAGCACCCCGTCTCAGAGTCCTGGGCCTTGCCAGGG
- the TRPM2 gene encoding transient receptor potential cation channel subfamily M member 2 isoform X5, whose translation MADLGMVSNLRRSNSSLCKTRRLQHLFGNSAKQENLSSWIPENITKKECMYFVESSKLSDAGKVVCECGYTRQQHLEEATRPHTLQGKDWDPKKHVQEMPTDAFGDIVFTGLGQKGKYVRLSQDTPSSVIYHLMTQYWGLDVPNLLISVTGGAKDFNMKPRLKSIFRRGLVKVAQTTGAWIITGGSHTGVMKQVGEAVRDFTLSSSYNEGEVVTVGIATWGTVHNREGLVHPSGSFPAEYIMDEEGQGHLTCLDSNHSHFILVDDGTHGRYGVEIPLRTKLEKFISEQTKEKGGVAIKIPVVCVVLEGGPGTLHTIYNAITNGTPCVVVEGSGRVADVIAQVAGLPTAEITIARIQQALSVFFREMFETLPESSIVEWTKKIQDIVRRRQLLTVFREGKDGQQDVDVAILQALLKASRSHDYFGHENWDHQLKLAVAWNRVDIARSEIFSDERQWKPSELHPVMMAALISNKPEFVKLFLENGVRLKEFVTWDTLLHLYQHLDPSCLFHSKLQKVLAEEPERPACRPAPRVQMHHVAQVLRELLGDFTQPLYPRPRTGERPRLLLPVPNIKLSMQGVSLRSLYKRSSGHVAFTMDPVRDLLIWAIVQNRRELAEIIWAQSQDCIVAAVACSKILKELAKEEEDTDSLEEMLALADECEHRAIGVFTECHRKDEERAQKLLTRVSEAWGRTTCLQLALKAEDMKFVSHGGIQAFLTKVWWGQLCVDNGLWRVILCMVAFPLLYTGLITFRERRLQATRGLLRVRAFFNAPVVIFHLNILSYFAFLCLFAYVLMVDFQPTPSWCEYLIYFWLFSLVCEELRQPCLLAAPLRPRRLRPDEGGSPVLQRLLEQAGYRCHPALRSWPELQAHTRAAVPRARHPVSGLHHVLPPADAHLYRQ comes from the exons GAAGGTAGTATGTGAGTGCGGCTACACGCGCCAGCAACACTTGGAGGAGGCTACCAGGCCCCACACTTTGCAGGGCAAGGATTGGGACCCAAAAAAACATGTCCAGGAGATGCCAACAGACGCCTTTGGTGACATTGTTTTCACGGGCCTGGGCCAGAAGGGAAAG TACGTCCGCCTCTCCCAGGACACACCCTCCAGCGTGATCTATCACCTCATGACCCAGTACTGGGGCCTGGATGTCCCCAACCTCCTCATCTCCGTGACAGGCGGGGCCAAGGACTTCAACATGAAGCCCAGGCTGAAGAGCATCTTCCGAAGGGGCCTGGTCAAGGTGGCCCAGACCACAG gggCCTGGATTATCACCGGCGGGTCCCACACGGGCGTGATGAAGCAGGTGGGCGAGGCGGTGCGAGACTTCACCCTGAGCAGCAGCTACAACGAAGGCGAGGTCGTCACCGTCGGCATCGCCACGTGGGGCACCGTGCACAACCGCGAGGGCCTGGTCCACCCCTCG GGCAGCTTTCCTGCTGAGTACATCATGGACGAGGAGGGCCAAGGGCACCTGACCTGCCTGGACAGCAACCACTCCCACTTCATCCTTGTGGACGACGGGACCCACGGCCGCTACGGGGTGGAGATCCCCCTGAGGACGAAGCTGGAGAAGTTCATATCGGAGCAGACGAAGGAAAAAGGAG GTGTGGCCATCAAGATCCCCGTGGTCTGTGTGGTGCTGGAAGGGGGACCCGGCACCCTGCAC ACCATCTACAACGCCATCACCAACGGCACCCCCTGTGTGGTCGTGGAGGGCTCGGGCCGCGTGGCGGACGTCATCGCCCAGGTGGCCGGCCTGCCCACAGCGGAGATCACCATCGCCAGGATCCAGCAGGCGCTCAGCGTGTTCTTCCGCGAGATGTTTGAGACCCTCCCCGAGAGCAGTATCGTCGAGTGGACCAAAAAA ATCCAAGACATCGTGCGGAGGCGGCAGCTGCTGACTGTGTTCCGCGAAGGCAAGGATGGGCAGCAGGACGTGGACGTGGCCATCCTGCAGGCCTTGCTGAAAG CCTCTCGGAGCCATGACTACTTTGGCCACGAGAACTGGGACCACCAGCTGAAGTTAGCGGTGGCGTGGAACCGCGTGGACATCGCGCGGAGCGAGATCTTCTCCGACGAGCGGCAGTGGAAG CCCTCAGAGCTGCACCCCGTGATGATGGCAGCCCTCATCTCCAACAAGCCCGAGTTCGTGAAGCTCTTCCTGGAGAACGGGGTGCGGCTGAAGGAGTTCGTCACCTGGGACACCCTGCTCCACCTGTACCAGCACCTGGACCCCTCCTGCCTGTTCCACAGCAAGCTTCAGAAGGTGCTGGCCGAGGAGCCCGAGCGGCCGGCCTGCAGGCCCGCCCCCCGCGTGCAGATGCACCACGTGGCCCAGGTGCTCCGGGAGCTCCTGGGGGACTTCACGCAGCCGCTGTACCCGCGGCCCCGGACCGGCGAGCGCCCGCGGCTCCTGCTCCCCGTGCCCAACATCAAGCTCAGC ATGCAGGGAGTGAGTCTCCGGTCCCTCTACAAGCGTTCGTCAGGCCATGTGGCCTTCACCATGGACCCGGTTCGTGATCTTCTCATTTGGGCCATCGTCCAGAACCGTCGGGAGCTAGCAGAAATCATCTGGGCGCAG AGCCAGGACTGCATTGTGGCGGCCGTGGCCTGCAGCAAGATCCTGAAGGAGCTGgccaaggaggaggaagacacGGACAGCTTGGAGGAGATGCTGGCGCTCGCCGACGAGTGTGAGCACAGAGCCATCG GGGTGTTCACCGAGTGCCACCGGAAGGATGAGGAGAGAGCTCAGAAGCTGCTCACCCGGGTGTCAGAGGCCTGGGGGCGGACCACCTGCCTGCAGCTGGCCCTGAAGGCCGAAGACATGAAGTTCGTGTCGCACGGAGGCATCCAG GCCTTTCTAACGAAGGTGTGGTGGGGCCAGCTGTGCGTGGACAACGGGCTGTGGCGGGTGATCCTGTGTATGGTGGCCTTCCCGCTGCTCTATACCGGCCTCATCACCTTCAG GGAGAGGAGGCTGCAGGCCACGAGGGGGCTGCTGCGGGTCCGCGCCTTCTTCAACGCGCCCGTGGTCATCTTCCACCTCAACATCCTGTCCTACTTCGCCTTCCTGTGCCTCTTCGCCTACGTGCTCATGGTGGACTTCCAGCCCACGCCCTCCTGGTGCGAGTACCTCATCTACTTCTGGCTCTTCTCGCTGGTGTGCGAGGAGCTGCGGCAG CCCTGTCTCCTCGCAGCTCCTCTACGACCCCGACGACTTCGGCCTGATGAAGGTGGCTCTCCTGTACTTCAGCGACTTCTGGAACAAGCTGGATATCGGTGCCATCCTGCTCTTCGCAGCTGGCCTGAGCTGCAG GCTCATACCAGGGCTGCTGTACCCCGGGCGCGTCATCCTGTCTCTGGACTTCATCATGTTCTGCCTCCGGCTGATGCACATCTTTACCGTCAGTAA